In the genome of Brachypodium distachyon strain Bd21 chromosome 3, Brachypodium_distachyon_v3.0, whole genome shotgun sequence, the window TGGTTATTGTGACAttttaacaaaacaaacagGCTACACTAAAAGTGTTCCCTTTCTTTGTCAAAGTACCTTAGTAATGGTTACCTGGATCTTTTAGTTTCAGAGTGATCACTGTTAAAAAAGAGCAAATAATTTCaatattttaaaataaatGACACATAAATTAACACATTTCAAGTCAGCTAATATACTGGAATTCGAACGTGCTGAATAGGTAAAGAATGTTTCTAGTTCTAATGAAAATAGCTCAGGTCTCAGGGTATAAAACCACACTGGtgcacaaaacaaaatttaataTCTACTAGTCATTCTCACTTCCTCGCCTGATCCTGTGACTTAGCTGTCTACGCAGACACAGTACCTCATTATTAATGTTGAAAAAGTGGGCGTTTAAGTAAAAGTAGATGTAACGGAAAATAAATGAAGCTGGGGGCAGCTAACTTGCCCCCTCACGATTTCCGATAAAGAACTATCTACAAGCAGCCCTATATGCTATAAGAAGAGAAGATGCCAGGGCAACAGAAATGGAAAGATTTTTACCTTGAGAATTTTCAGCTCACTCTTTGTTATTTCCCTTCCATTTATAAAAACCTGGGTGTTTCCATTACTCGCTTTGGCGTGAAGCTTCCCGCTAAAATTGAGGTTAGAGCTAACGATCCTGCCTGGTTTTTGTCCTTCCTATGAGAAGGAAACAATTTTATTAGCACAAACCTTAGTACAACTTATACATCAGACATGATCTTAATAGTTAAAACATTTTACCTTTCCCCATAAACCTGACTCCTTGTCATACCAATATTTTCCAGGCTTGAGTTTGTGAGGAGGCCGTGAGCAACTAAGCAAATCTGTCAACTCTTCCTGCCTCAACGGGCAACCATTGACAATAAGCTGCTCAGGCCGGAGCTGATTCGCCTGGCACTCCTTCTCCGCTTTCAAGATTTGCCTTACCTCCAGCGGGCTGAGCAACCGCGAGAGCGTCCTCGAGTTCTTCCCCAGCTTGGACCTCTTAAACTCGTCGATCGGCAGGCCGATGCAGGTGACGCACTTGCGCCCTTCGGGCATCGATCCCATCATCCTGAGCACGCAGTGACCGCAGTACCTTGCGTCGCAGACGAGACAAGCCTCCTTGCTCTCCCACTTCCGCTTCCCGCACCGGTTGCAcggcttcctcctcttccggtCCTTCTTGCTGACCGCCACGAACTGCTCGGACATCTCGTCGAACTCGTTGCTCTCGTACTTGCTGTCGGGCGTGAACCCAAAGGTGACCATCTGAGCCCTCCTCCCATCATGCCCCCCATTCCGCGGCCCCGGCGAGCTCTGCGCCGAGCCATGCGACTGCGAGCGGGagtcgtcttcgtcgtcgaaCTCCTCGTTCTGCAGGACCGAGTTCACCGACTCGGAGCTGCcgccaccagcagcaccagccTGGGTGGGCACCGGGCGAGCAATCCGAGCAACGACCGGCGCCACCGGCAGTCCTCCTCCATTCCCCAGGAAGCCTTGGGGACCAGACACCGGCTCCGCCGTGGGGACCGTCGAGGGGATCTCGACGGGGTCGACCCTGGGGAGCTCGTAGGGCACCGGCGGGCCGTCGTACTCGAGCGCGATGGAGTAGTCGAGGTTGGGCGGCGCCTCCGGGATGGGCGTGCCCGGCGGCAGGATCCGCCGCATCATGTCCTGCCAGCTACCACTGTCCATTGCCTCCGCCATCTCCCCCTTCCTTCTCTCCACCTCCCAGACTCCCTAGGGCGGATCTAGAACCAATCAGTCACCAAAAAGACTCCTCCTTCATATCATACCTGCtgatgaaagaaagaaaaatccaaTGCCCGGAGCTTGACTCCCgacgggacggcggcggcgatgatgcTCTAGGGatttggattggattggattggagaGGCGGGTAGgtgaggaagaggaaaggTTTAGGGGATCTCGCTggcagaggagagggagagagtgGATGGAGAAGACAAGCAAGTTGCGGAGGCGAATTTTGGAACTTGAtgcatctcatctcatcttcaGCCCCCAGCAAGCAGCAACTGACTGGAAAGACGTTACTACTACTGAAAGCTTTTGCATCCAAAAATGAGCAGTCTAATATTTTTCATCAGATATATACACACTTGATGTTTTGAGAATAATAATTGGTGGTTTCAAATAATTTTCTACGTGTATTTATTCACTTATTTAGTGACTTGCTGAAAAAACAGGCCAGCCGACAACGAAAACGACACTAGTGCTAAAAGAGAGTGTTGTATTTTGGCTTGCAAAATGCACTTTATTTGTTCACTTACATTTAGGGGGCAACAAGACATATGAGTCAGatatagcatttttttttccctgttGTTTATAGTATTATATCTTTTgcacattttgttttgtgatCTGTCTCCAAGATCTCACCAACTATTCCATTTGCTTGCAATGGATGCATGGAGCTGGTTGCCTGCTTTCATGTCTGCCTTGgctcttttcttcctttcttttggcctacaagaaagaagaaagcatGTCCTACCCAAAAGGCACTGTCCTTTTAATTTCCACACGAAAGCAAATCCGGTGTACCGCCCTGGCGATGATGAGGATTTCTGCTGAACTCTGTGCTTAATTTCGGTGGTGGAAGACTGAGAACTTACAGTAAGTAAATACGGAGTGCTATACTGTAGTAGTACACTGGGTAGCTTGTACATCCTACCCAGAGTACTGACACTGCGGCTGGGTCCCACCACGCAAAATTTACAACAGATCAGTTTTTCGTTCTTTCGTAGTTGGCCCCggcacataaaaaaaagaaaacacagaTGAGTTGGACTTGGTGGGCCGTTGCTGGGTCAGGCCTCATTGGGTTAGTAGGCCCAATAAGCCTGGTGGGCGaacttctctttctttatcATTTCTGAGGAGACCTTTGGTCGTgggtcaaaggagtcaaccGACAGCGAGCTCGGGTCGTGGGCCATGGCGACCTCCGCCACCTTCtcttccgcctcctcctccatccccCCTCCACGTCGCCGCTTAGACCCCGCCACCTTCCGCCCCCCCTCCCCATGCCCGATCCCCTCCTCCTCAGGGCTTCTCTGCGCCGTCTTCCCCTTCTCGCCGCGCGCCAGACCTAtccaacaacagcagcagcaggggcggcggcgccggcccccGTGGAACGCCAAGAggctccaccaccaccgctcGTTCACcgcgctgctgctcgccgcccgcggccCCAGAAGCTGCACCGGAGACGGATATGCCGTCGTCGGCGAAGAGGGGGATggcgtggccgccgccggtgggagGGCCAGGCCGGAGACGCCCTTCTCCGCCGCGGGCTTCTTCAGCAGGATGACGTTCCGCTGGCTCGACCCGCTCATCGTCGACGCCCGCCGCAGGAGGccgctcgccgacgccgacgtcCCGGCCCTGGGCGCCGCGGATCGGGCCGGGGCCAACTACGCCGCCTTCTCCGACGCGCTCGCCGACAGCCCCGGGAACCGGCCCGCCGCGGTCCTGCGCGCGATCTTTGCCTGCTACAAGGGGGAGATCGCCGTCTCCGGCCTCTTCGCCCTCCTCAAGGTGCTCTCCTCGTCCGCGGGGCCGCTCATCCTCAAGGCGTTCGTCGACGCATCCTtctcgtcgtctccggcggcggcgggattcgGGTTCGGGCGGCGCGAGAGGTGCTGCCTCCTCGCcatggcgctgctcctctGCAAGTGCATCGAGTCGCTGGCGCAGAGGCAGTGGTACTTCCGCACCCGCAGGGTGGGGATCCAGCTCAACTCGCTCCTCTCCGCGGCGATCTACCGCAAGCAGCAGAGATTATCCACATTGGGGAGGACGAAGCACTCCTCGGGGCAGATCCTGAGCTACCTGACGGTGGATGCCTACAGGATTGGGGAATTCCCCTTCAGGTTCCACCAGACATGGGCCACGGTACTCCAGCTCGGCATCGCGCTGGCCGTGCTGTACAACATGGTCGGTCCGGCGACGATCGCATCCCTGGCCGTGATCATGCTCACCGTCCTGGTCAACGCACCTCTCGCGAAACAGCAGCACCGGTTTCGGAGCGAGCTCATGAAAGCACAGGACATGAGGCTCAGGGCTATGTCGGAGTCCCTCACGAACATGAAGGCGCTCAAGCTTTACACGTGGCAGAACCATTTCAAGAAGGTCATACAAGGTCTTAGGGAGTCGGAGCTCAGATGTTTGTCGGCATTCCAGATGGGGAAAGCGTATACCAGTGTCGTGTTCTGGGCATCGCCGGCACTTGTCTCGGCTGCAACATTCATGGCATGTTATTTTGTGGGGGGGCCACTCAATCCTAGCAATGTGTTTGCCTTTGTCGCGGCACTACGGCTTGTGCAGGACCCGATCAATCGGATGCCGGATGTCATCGGAGCCACCATTCAGGTGAGGGTCTCATTCTCTCGGATAACCGAGTTCCTTGATGCACCTGAGCTGCAAGACATTCTGTATGGGAGGAAGCTTTGCGGTGAACATGATCAGTACTCTATATCGATCAAGTCTGCAAGTTTCTCATGGGAAAATAATTCAGATAAACCAACCCTAAAGGATATAGATCTGGAAGTGAAATCTGGAGAGAAAGTAGCAATATGTGGTGAGGTTGGGTCAGGAAAATCAACCCTTTTAGGAGCTGTTCTTGGAGACGTCTCAACCACAGAGGGCAAGGTATGCCTATACCCCATCTGCTGTCAAATAGTATGACCGCTAATGAACTATGCAATTTATGATGCGGGTTGGCATGCAAAATGATTTTCTGCTCTTTTGAAATTAGCACCATTCAGTAGTACAGGGCCATCCCATGCTTAATGCGTGCAGAGTTTCATGCCATTCAGAAATTTCTGAAACAATGGCGATTTGCAGATCAAAGTTTGTGGGAAAATAGCGTACGTCTCCCAGAATGCATGGATCCAGAAAGGAACTGTGAGGGATAATATTCTTTTTGGGTCCACCATGGACAAGCTAAAGTATGAAGAGACTGTTTGCCGATGCTCTTTGATCAAGGATCTCAGAATGTTGCCCTTTGGTGATCTTACTCAAATTGGGGAAAAAGGAGTTAATCTTAGTGGAGGACAGAAGCAACGTGTTCAGTTAGCCCGAGCGTTGTATCAAGATGCAGATATCTATCTTCTTGATGACCCTTTTAGTTCTGTTGATGTGCACACAGCGACAAGCCTTTTTAATGTAAAAAAACAAACGCACCTTCTTTTATTAGTTTAATGGTGTTTATTTCCAAGTTTTCTGATGTCACAGTTGTGTTGCAGGAATATGTTATGATCTCTTTAGCCGAAAAGACTGTCCTCTTTGTAACTCACCAAGTGGAGTTTTTACAATCATTTAATTCCATCCAAGTAAGTATGTCTAGCACACCCAGTGTTTAAAAGGGCTATATTTTTTCGTTGTATATTTTCATTAATGTTTAGCTGCTTGGCATTTTTTACTCACTTGCGGTGCACTCGTTTCTTCTTTTACTTGGGTGCAACCGTGAAAGTCTTAAGAGGATTCACCCcatgcatatattttttaagaCGTTCTTCTAACTCTCAAGGTGTAAAAAGATCTCCTTATGTTTTGGTTGGATTTTTgtctttctgtttttgttggtTGGAATTCTAAATTTGCAGGCATTATTTCACTGATTATCGGAATCAATATATTGATATATTTCTTAAGATTAATAGTGGTGAGTAACACATTCCTTCTGGGCTCCTGGCAGCTAATGTGTGACGGAGGGATAAAGCTTTCTGGTTCTTACAAAGAATTATTAGCAACTTCAAAGGATTTTCAGGAACTTGTAGAATCACACAAAGGTGTATCAAATCCTATCTTTATGGCCTATGATGAAAGGACCAATAGCAAGCCCGCTGTGGAGATCAGTGGTATCCATATTAGTAGAAGGGTAGACAAGGCAATGAAGCATTCAGAATGGGATCAGTTGATCAAGAAAGAAGATAGAGAGATTAGCCACACTGGCTTGAGACCTTATTTGCAGTACTTGTTCCAGAATAAGGGTTATGTACATGCTTCCCTTATTGCTGTCACAAACTTACTTTTCATGTCTGGACAAGTTGCGCAAAATTCATGGCTTGCTGCCAATGTCCAAAATCCTAATGTGAGCACATTGCGTTTGGTTATGGTGTATGTAACAATTGGACTGGGTTCAAACATCTTCCTGCTGTTCAGAGCTCTATCAGCAGTAGGTCTTGGCCTTCAAACGTCAGAGTCTTTATTTTCCCATTTACTCTCCACTTTATTCCGTGCTCCGATTTCCTTTTTTGACTCCACTCCACTTGGAAGGCTACTTAGCCGGGTAAGTAAGGGCATAGGAATGAGAATTAAAGGAAGCATTCCTCAGTGTCGGTGATACTTAGTGAGTGCTAAATCTGGTTTGATGCAGGTGTCTACAGACTTGAGCATTATTGACCTTGATATTCCATTCAGTTTGGCTTTCAGTATCAGTGCGACCCTGAATGCATATGGTAATTTGGGTGTGTTGGTTTTCGTAACCTGGCAAGTTTTGCTTGTCGCTGTGCCTGTCCTCCTCCTGTCTGCTAAGCTGCAGGTAGTCTAGAAATGCATTCTTCTCTGTTTCAAAAATATATGTGCCTTTGTTCTCTGTTGCAAAAATAGAGATGTCTTGTTCTCTCCGTGCATGCATTAGTTTCTAATGCTTGTCAGTTGCACTGAGCTATGGATGATTCTGCAGAGGTACTACTTAATCTTTGCAAAGGAACTGATGAGGATCAATGGTACCACAAAATCTCTTATTGCCAATCACCTTGGAGAATCGATTTCAGGGGCGAGTGTAATAAGGGCCTTTGGGCAAGAAGATcgtttttttgctaaaatgtTAGAGCTTATTGATAACAATGCAAGCCCATGTTTCCATAATTTTGCAGCAACTGAATGGCTTACTCTACACCTGAAGATAATGAGTGTTGCTATCCTTTCATCATCGGCCTTTGCCATTGCTCTTCTGCCCCAGGGAACTTTTACCTCAGGTAAGATACATCTCAACACTAACTTACATCTCTATCTTGGCTTATCGTAGTTCATACATACTATATCAGCCCTATCATCTGAAAGTTCTGGAAGAACATACATGTATGA includes:
- the LOC100821614 gene encoding ABC transporter C family member 10 — translated: MATSATFSSASSSIPPPRRRLDPATFRPPSPCPIPSSSGLLCAVFPFSPRARPIQQQQQQGRRRRPPWNAKRLHHHRSFTALLLAARGPRSCTGDGYAVVGEEGDGVAAAGGRARPETPFSAAGFFSRMTFRWLDPLIVDARRRRPLADADVPALGAADRAGANYAAFSDALADSPGNRPAAVLRAIFACYKGEIAVSGLFALLKVLSSSAGPLILKAFVDASFSSSPAAAGFGFGRRERCCLLAMALLLCKCIESLAQRQWYFRTRRVGIQLNSLLSAAIYRKQQRLSTLGRTKHSSGQILSYLTVDAYRIGEFPFRFHQTWATVLQLGIALAVLYNMVGPATIASLAVIMLTVLVNAPLAKQQHRFRSELMKAQDMRLRAMSESLTNMKALKLYTWQNHFKKVIQGLRESELRCLSAFQMGKAYTSVVFWASPALVSAATFMACYFVGGPLNPSNVFAFVAALRLVQDPINRMPDVIGATIQVRVSFSRITEFLDAPELQDILYGRKLCGEHDQYSISIKSASFSWENNSDKPTLKDIDLEVKSGEKVAICGEVGSGKSTLLGAVLGDVSTTEGKIKVCGKIAYVSQNAWIQKGTVRDNILFGSTMDKLKYEETVCRCSLIKDLRMLPFGDLTQIGEKGVNLSGGQKQRVQLARALYQDADIYLLDDPFSSVDVHTATSLFNEYVMISLAEKTVLFVTHQVEFLQSFNSIQLMCDGGIKLSGSYKELLATSKDFQELVESHKGVSNPIFMAYDERTNSKPAVEISGIHISRRVDKAMKHSEWDQLIKKEDREISHTGLRPYLQYLFQNKGYVHASLIAVTNLLFMSGQVAQNSWLAANVQNPNVSTLRLVMVYVTIGLGSNIFLLFRALSAVGLGLQTSESLFSHLLSTLFRAPISFFDSTPLGRLLSRVSTDLSIIDLDIPFSLAFSISATLNAYGNLGVLVFVTWQVLLVAVPVLLLSAKLQRYYLIFAKELMRINGTTKSLIANHLGESISGASVIRAFGQEDRFFAKMLELIDNNASPCFHNFAATEWLTLHLKIMSVAILSSSAFAIALLPQGTFTSGVVGMVLSYGLSFNMLLVFSVQSQCSLANQIVCVERLSQYMNVASEAPDIIEDNRPPDDWPSMGTIELVDLKIKYSRDAPLVLHGITCTFRGGDKIGIVGRTGSGKTTLINAFFRLVEPSGGKIIIDGQDITKIGLHDLRSRIGLIPQDPTLFHGSIRYNLDPLGQFTDEQLWEAIGKCHLREIVHEKKQGLDSLIVEEGSNWSMGQRQLFCLCRALLRRNRILVLDEATASIDNATDAIVQRTIRAEFRDSTVVTVAHRIPTVMDCDMVLAISDGEVVEYEQPWKLMEREGSLFRELVREYWSLSPGRKLTT